From the Accumulibacter sp. genome, one window contains:
- a CDS encoding OmpP1/FadL family transporter translates to MLKSRLFAVRTIPALIAVSLSGYAGASGFQLMEQNASGLGVAFAGSAAVAEDASTIFWNPAGMAYLPKGKMQVVGVLSAINPSAKFSNDGSINPVGIYGAAGNGGDAGGWAFVPAMYFAMPINDQISLGLGINAPFGLATEYDKGWTGRFRALNSDVQTMNINPSISFKPNEAWSFGLGFSAQKLDGTFSNNVNASGALCAGLGAPALCGPAGALRNLESWARINGDDWGWGYNLGAMFQPSPSTRVGLSYRSAIDFKVTGDVKFWRPTVTTLTPGGNAAANAALARGLYNGNVKADIKLPDTAILSAWQRLSDRWEMMGDISWTGWAKIQDLTFVRTDGAAAGSTLSSTEENWRNTWRVALGGAYQFNDQWKLRAGIAYDQSPVDSSEYRTPRLPDNDRTWLAIGAQYKPTKDLVFDAGYTYIWVKDSSINDSGGMNATQAANVASYGWLKGNYSNNVNVLAVQASYSF, encoded by the coding sequence ATGTTGAAGAGCAGGCTTTTTGCGGTTCGAACGATACCGGCGCTGATCGCCGTGTCCTTGTCGGGTTATGCGGGTGCCTCGGGCTTCCAGTTGATGGAGCAGAATGCCAGTGGCCTCGGCGTCGCCTTTGCCGGATCGGCAGCGGTGGCGGAAGACGCCAGCACCATTTTCTGGAACCCTGCCGGAATGGCCTATTTGCCGAAGGGGAAGATGCAGGTCGTCGGCGTCCTGAGCGCCATTAACCCGTCGGCAAAGTTCAGCAACGACGGTTCGATCAACCCGGTCGGGATTTATGGCGCTGCGGGCAACGGTGGTGACGCGGGTGGCTGGGCCTTTGTCCCGGCGATGTATTTCGCCATGCCGATCAACGATCAGATCAGCCTGGGCCTCGGCATCAATGCCCCCTTTGGACTGGCCACCGAGTATGACAAGGGCTGGACTGGCCGCTTCCGCGCCCTCAACTCGGACGTCCAGACGATGAACATCAACCCGTCGATCTCGTTCAAGCCGAACGAAGCCTGGTCTTTCGGCCTCGGCTTCAGCGCACAGAAGCTCGACGGTACCTTCAGCAACAATGTCAACGCCAGCGGTGCCCTCTGTGCCGGGTTGGGCGCTCCGGCCTTGTGCGGCCCGGCGGGGGCGCTCCGCAACCTGGAGAGCTGGGCGAGGATCAACGGCGACGACTGGGGCTGGGGTTACAATCTGGGCGCCATGTTCCAGCCCTCTCCGTCGACCAGGGTCGGTTTGTCGTATCGCTCGGCGATCGACTTCAAGGTCACCGGTGACGTGAAATTCTGGCGACCGACCGTCACCACCCTGACACCCGGCGGCAACGCTGCCGCCAACGCGGCACTTGCCCGCGGACTTTACAACGGCAACGTCAAGGCCGACATCAAACTGCCCGACACCGCCATTCTGAGCGCCTGGCAGCGCCTCAGCGACCGCTGGGAAATGATGGGTGACATCTCCTGGACCGGCTGGGCAAAGATCCAGGATCTGACGTTCGTCCGTACTGATGGCGCCGCTGCCGGAAGCACGCTGTCGAGTACCGAGGAAAACTGGCGCAACACTTGGCGGGTGGCGCTCGGCGGTGCTTATCAATTCAACGACCAGTGGAAGCTGCGTGCCGGCATCGCCTACGACCAGTCGCCGGTGGACAGCTCGGAGTACCGCACGCCGCGGCTGCCCGACAACGACCGTACCTGGCTGGCAATCGGTGCGCAGTACAAGCCCACCAAGGATCTGGTGTTCGATGCCGGTTACACGTACATCTGGGTCAAGGACTCCTCGATCAACGACAGCGGCGGCATGAACGCGACCCAGGCAGCCAACGTGGCGTCCTACGGCTGGCTCAAGGGCAACTACAGCAACAACGTGAACGTCCTTGCCGTACAGGCCAGCTACAGTTTCTAG